A genomic stretch from Kogia breviceps isolate mKogBre1 chromosome 1, mKogBre1 haplotype 1, whole genome shotgun sequence includes:
- the LUZP1 gene encoding leucine zipper protein 1 encodes MAEFTSYKDTASSRHLRFKLQSLSRRLDELEEATKNLQKAEDELLDLQDKVIQAEGSNSSMLAEIEVLRQRVLRIEGKDEEIKRAEDLCQQMKEKLEEEENLTRELKSEIERLQKRMAELEKLEEAFSRSKNDCTQLCLSLNEERNLTKKISSELEMLRVKVKELESSEDRLDKTEQSLVSELEKLKSLTLTFVSERKYLNEKEKENEKLIKELTQKLEQNKKMNRDYTRNASNLLERNDLRIEDGISPTLPSKESRRKGPLDYLKQVENETRNKSENEKNRNQEDNKVKDLNQEIEKLKTQIKHFESLEEELKKMRAKNNDLQDNYLSEQNKNKLLASQLEEIKLQIKKQKELENGEVEGEDAFLSSKGRHERTKFRGHGSEAPVSKHTARELSPQHKRERHRNRELVLNNENYPLSNRQVSSPSFTNRRAAKASNAGAGADSGTQETKRTEDRFASGSSQSEGKKSREQPSVLSRYPPAAQEHSKAWKGTSKPGPESGLKGKVEKTTRTFSDTTHGSVPNDISGRGDKASDTSTEALFGKRGQVPGNGSQITQAADSGSSKAMGALATSRRSSSEGLSKGKKAANGPEADTGFPNSKAPPLSKYPYSSRSQENILQGFSTPNKEGVDQPIAVVMEDSSQHEALRCRAIKSSGREKPDSDDDMDVVSLVTAKLVNTTITPEPKQQPNSREKAKSRGGLRTSLFENDKDVGTENESGKPVRASTNAVELPEANGAGVKGQRPFSPREALRSRAIIKPVIIDKDVKKVMGGSGTEATLEKQKSTSKPGPNKVTSSITIYPSDSSSPRAALGEALRERHTSTSNIQVGPPELTSVSNHVSSPFELSIHKHDITLQFTEAERMGDGAPKNRPETVVSRSSIIIKPSDPVERNSHAPAVETIRWKSHSGPLEVGSSDARHVTVRNAWKSRRDLNSLEDPPTRIGKNVESTNTYIQRSSTDYSDLEQPSSYLSEQGTRRVGNSGDAPELSSRRTQSSLTASEVLTRRHRVGDAVTAEAWNHLAGMEEGDDCTLSVYRRLHNSLERSELSAKPGLPEPGRSRAEERSRPNRPCAEEN; translated from the exons ATGGCTGAATTTACAAGCTACAAGGATACTGCTTCCAGCCGCCACCTGCGGTTTAAGTTACAGAGTCTAAGCCGCCGTCTTGATGAATTGGAGGAAGCCacaaaaaacctccagaaagcaGAGGATGAGCTCCTGGATCTCCAGGACAAGGTGATTCAGGCAGAAGGCAGCAACTCCAGCATGCTGGCTGAGATTGAAGTGCTGCGTCAGCGAGTGCTGAGAATCGAAGgcaaagatgaggaaattaagagaGCAGAGGATCTCtgtcagcagatgaaggagaaactTGAAGAGGAGGAAAACCTCACCCGGGAGCTAAAATCTGAGATTGAGCGGCTTCAGAAACGAATGGCCGAACTGGAGAAGCTAGAGGAGGCCTTTAGCAGGAGTAAGAATGACTGTACCCAACTGTGTTTGAGCCTGAATGAGGAGAGAAACCTGACAAAGAAAATCTCCTCTGAGCTGGAAATGCTCAGGGTCAAAGTGAAAGAACTAGAATCTTCCGAGGACCGGCTGGATAAAACTGAGCAGAGTTTAGTGTCAGAGTTAGAAAAGCTGAAATCATTAACTCTGACCTTTGTAAgtgagagaaaatacttgaatgaaaaggagaaagaaaacgaGAAACTGATAAAAGAGCTCACTCAGAAATTGGAGCAGAACAAAAAAATGAACCGAGATTATACAAGAAATGCTTCTAATCTTCTGGAAAGGAATGACCTACGAATTGAGGATGGTATCTCTCCCACACTGCCGTCCAAAGAATCAAGAAGGAAGGGCCCTCTGGACTATCTAAAGCAGGTAGAGAATGAAACAAGAAACAAGTCAGAAAACGAAAAGAACCGAAATCAGGAAGACAACAAGGTGAAAGACCTTAACCAAGAGATTGAGAAACTTAAGACACAAATCAAACATTTTGAATCTTTGGAGGAAGAGCTTAAGAAAATGAGGGCCAAAAACAATGACCTTCAGGATAATTACCtaagtgaacaaaataaaaacaaactcttAGCCAGCCAGCTGGAGGAGATAAAGCTACAAATCAAGAAGCAGAAAGAATTAGAGAACGGGGAGGTAGAAGGGGAAGACGCTTTCCTGTCCAGCAAAGGCAGGCACGAGAGGACTAAGTTTAGAGGGCATGGGAGTGAGGCACCTGTGTCCAAGCACACAGCCCGGGAACTGTCCCCTCAGCATAAGCGGGAAAGGCACCGAAACAGGGAATTGGTTCTCAACAATGAAAACTATCCTCTGAGCAACAGGCAGGTCTCCTCTCCCAGCTTTACCAACAGGAGGGCAGCCAAAGCTTCCAACGCAGGGGCAGGTGCAGACAGTGGGACTCAGGAGACAAAGAGAACCGAAGATCGATTCGCATCTGGCTCCTCTCAGAGTGAAGGGAAGAAGTCCAGGGAACAGCCGTCAGTGCTGAGCCGCTACCCGCCAGCTGCTCAGGAGCACAGTAAAGCCTGGAAGGGCACTTCCAAGCCAGGTCCCGAGAGTGGGCTGAAGGGGAAAGTGGAGAAGACGACACGAACATTTAGTGATACCACCCATGGATCTGTTCCCAATGACATATCAGGGAGAGGTGACAAGGCTTCTGACACCTCCACCGAGGCCCTCTTTGGCAAGAGGGGGCAGGTGCCTGGCAATGGAAGTCAAATAACTCAGGCTGCAGACTCTGGCAGTTCTAAGGCCATGGGAGCTCTGGCAACATCTAGAAGATCTTCCTCAGAAGGGCTCTCTAAGGGGAAAAAGGCTGCCAACGGCCCAGAGGCTGATACCGGTTTCCCAAATTCCAAGGCTCCACCTTTATCAAAGTATCCTTATAGCTCCAGAAGCCAAGAGAACATCCTTCAGGGCTTTTCAACCCCAAATAAAGAAGGAGTTGATCAACCCATAGCAGTTGTGATGGAAGACAGTAGTCAGCATGAGGCCCTGAGGTGTCGAGCCATCAAATCCAGTGGCAGAGAGAAGCCAGACTCAGATGACGACATGGACGTGGTGTCTCTCGTTACTGCCAAATTGGTGAACACAACCATTACTCCAGAGCCCAAGCAACAGCCCAACTCTAGAGAAAAGGCCAAATCCCGAGGGGGACTTAGAACCTCCCTCTTTGAGAATGATAAAGATGTGGGAACAGAAAATGAATCTGGGAAACCTGTCAGAGCCTCCACCAATGCCGTGGAGCTCCCAGAGGCCAATGGTGCCGGGGTAAAAGGCCAGCGGCCCTTTAGCCCCAGAGAGGCCTTGCGATCTAGAGCCATCATCAAACCTGTCATCATTGATAAGGATGTGAAAAAAGTCATGGGAGGATCTGGAACCGAGGCCACATTGGAAAAACAGAAGTCTACTTCCAAACCTGGGCCAAACAAGGTGACAAGCAGTATAACTATCTACCCCTCTGACAGCAGCAGCCCGAGAGCCGCTCTAGGCGAGGCCCTGCGGGAGAGGCACACGTCCACCAGCAACATCCAGGTTGGGCCCCCAGAGCTCACGTCGGTTAGTAACCATGTCAGCTCCCCCTTTGAGCTCTCCATTCACAAACATGACATCACCCTGCAGTTCACAGAAGCTGAAAGAATGGGAGATGGGGCCCCGAAGAACAGGCCAGAAACGGTGGTCTCTCGGAGCAGCATTATAATCAAGCCATCAGACCCTGTGGAGAGGAATAGCCATGCACCCGCAGTGGAGACAATCAGGTGGAAAAGCCATAGCGGCCCTTTAGAAGTGGGCTCTTCAGATGCCAGACACGTTACTGTGAGAAATGCTTGGAAGAGTAGGCGAGACTTGAACTCTTTAGAAGACCCCCCAACTCGAATAGGTAAAAACGTGGAATCTACCAACACCTACATCCAGAGATCTTCCACAGACTATTCAGACCTCGAACAGCCCAGCTCATACCTTTCTGAGCAGGGCACTCGAAGGGTGGGCAACTCGGGGGATGCCCCCGAGCTCTCCTCCAGAAGGACCCAAAGCAGCCTCACCGCGTCAGAGGTGCTCACTCGTCGGCATCGGGTAGGAGATGCTGTCACGGCTGAAGCCTGGAACCACTTGGCAGGCATG GAGGAAGGTGACGACTGCACACTCAGTGTCTACAGGCGACTGCACAACTCCCTCGAAAGGTCTGAACTGTCTGCAAAGCCGGGGCTGCCAGAGCCTGGGCGATCCCGGGCTGAGGAGCGGTCGCGGCCCAACAGGCCCTGTGCCGAGGAGAACTGA